In one window of Bradyrhizobium diazoefficiens DNA:
- a CDS encoding GntR family transcriptional regulator, whose protein sequence is MSDIRTADAMPVRRDDPDDVVARLEEDIIFGRLPPGARLTEDALMSRYGTSRHFVRQALVDAERRGIVRREKNVGATVRFYSAEEVRQIYEVREMLTRQAALMIPLPVPQGLTDELTALQRDYCAKADIRDLRGIHEANDAFHVALFAACGNPYLVRSLQDYMNLTLPMRAKNLADRDGLAQSRRQHELMIELLKGRDSWALAQLCVDHMQFSKSDYLARIADETER, encoded by the coding sequence ATGTCCGACATTCGCACCGCAGACGCCATGCCGGTCCGGCGCGACGATCCGGACGATGTCGTCGCACGGCTCGAGGAAGACATCATCTTCGGCCGGCTCCCGCCGGGCGCGCGCCTGACCGAGGATGCGCTGATGTCGCGCTACGGCACCTCGCGGCACTTCGTGCGGCAAGCGCTGGTGGACGCGGAGCGCCGGGGTATCGTCCGCCGCGAAAAGAATGTCGGCGCCACCGTGCGGTTCTATTCGGCCGAGGAAGTCCGGCAGATCTACGAGGTCCGGGAGATGCTGACGCGGCAGGCCGCCCTGATGATCCCCCTGCCCGTGCCGCAAGGCCTGACCGACGAGTTGACCGCCTTGCAACGAGACTATTGCGCGAAGGCCGACATCCGCGACCTGCGCGGCATCCACGAAGCCAACGACGCCTTCCACGTCGCGCTGTTCGCAGCCTGCGGCAACCCCTATCTGGTGCGCTCGCTCCAGGACTACATGAACCTGACGCTGCCGATGCGCGCCAAGAACCTCGCCGACCGCGACGGGCTCGCGCAATCGCGGCGCCAGCACGAGTTGATGATCGAGCTGTTGAAGGGCCGCGACAGCTGGGCGTTGGCACAGCTCTGCGTCGACCACATGCAATTCAGCAAGTCGGATTACCTGGCGCGGATTGCGGACGAGACAGAACGCTAG
- a CDS encoding universal stress protein, which translates to MYANLLLSTDGSDVARKGLEHGIALAKALNAKVTVITVTEPLPIDYGGGHDSGWIPSQQEVDSFDAACRERAGRVLDQAKAMAEQIGISAELLHVPNAHPATAIIETAKSRGCDLIVMASHGRRGLRKLFLGSQTSEVLVDGSVPVLVVH; encoded by the coding sequence ATGTATGCGAATCTTCTCTTGAGCACGGATGGATCTGACGTTGCGAGAAAAGGCCTTGAGCACGGGATCGCCTTGGCAAAGGCTCTGAACGCCAAGGTCACCGTCATCACGGTGACGGAACCGCTGCCGATCGACTACGGGGGCGGCCACGATTCAGGATGGATTCCCTCGCAGCAGGAGGTCGATAGCTTTGACGCTGCCTGCAGGGAACGTGCGGGTCGAGTGCTCGATCAAGCCAAAGCCATGGCGGAGCAGATTGGGATTTCTGCAGAACTCTTGCACGTTCCGAATGCTCACCCGGCTACTGCGATTATCGAAACTGCAAAGTCCAGGGGCTGCGATTTAATCGTGATGGCCTCTCACGGACGCCGCGGCCTCAGGAAGCTGTTTCTGGGGAGCCAAACATCGGAAGTCCTGGTGGACGGAAGCGTCCCGGTGTTGGTCGTGCATTAG
- a CDS encoding NAD(P)-dependent oxidoreductase: MPRILMTGASGGIGTRLRKLLPPIYPDLLLSDIRPPADLGANEQFKAADLSDLAQCEAICEGVDGIIHFGGYSVEGPWDDILQANIIGGYNLFEAAYRKGVKRVVFASSNHTVGFYPRHRKIGTDVTVRPDGRYGVSKAFGEAVGALYADKHGLKVTCIRIGNCDEKPLDHRRIAMWLMPEDLVQLCRIGLEHPDIHFEVFYGVSLNERAWWDNHRAYEFGYRPTGRSEDHVAHAMAEQAKLKPDPVGDHFQGGAFASKEFDGDTSRIIDWKKR, encoded by the coding sequence ATGCCGCGCATCTTGATGACGGGAGCTTCGGGCGGGATCGGAACGCGCCTGCGGAAACTGTTGCCGCCGATCTATCCGGATCTGCTGCTCTCCGACATCCGTCCGCCGGCCGATCTCGGGGCGAACGAGCAGTTCAAGGCCGCGGATCTGTCCGACCTGGCGCAGTGCGAAGCGATATGCGAGGGCGTCGACGGCATCATCCATTTCGGCGGCTATTCGGTCGAGGGCCCCTGGGACGACATCCTCCAGGCCAACATCATCGGCGGCTACAATCTGTTCGAGGCCGCCTACCGCAAGGGCGTCAAGCGCGTGGTGTTCGCTTCCTCGAACCACACGGTCGGCTTCTATCCGCGCCACCGCAAGATCGGCACCGACGTCACCGTGCGCCCGGACGGACGCTACGGAGTCAGCAAGGCGTTCGGCGAGGCGGTCGGCGCACTCTACGCCGACAAGCACGGGCTGAAGGTCACCTGCATCCGGATCGGCAATTGCGACGAGAAGCCGCTGGACCACCGCCGCATCGCGATGTGGCTGATGCCGGAGGATCTGGTGCAGCTCTGCCGGATCGGGCTCGAGCATCCCGACATTCATTTCGAGGTGTTCTACGGCGTGTCGCTGAACGAGCGCGCCTGGTGGGACAACCACCGCGCTTACGAGTTCGGCTACCGTCCCACGGGGCGCTCCGAGGATCACGTGGCGCACGCGATGGCCGAGCAGGCCAAGCTGAAGCCAGATCCGGTCGGCGATCACTTCCAGGGCGGCGCGTTCGCCAGCAAGGAATTCGACGGCGATACGAGCCGGATCATCGACTGGAAGAAGCGGTAG